The Phoenix dactylifera cultivar Barhee BC4 unplaced genomic scaffold, palm_55x_up_171113_PBpolish2nd_filt_p 001324F, whole genome shotgun sequence genomic interval tatacttttcataataaaatttttttataaaatataaaaattatatttttatgaggatacaattttttcgttctttttttttaaattttaacagaaacattattttattattattattattattattattattattattattattattattttggcgAACCAAACGGGCCCTGCATGTTGCACCCAAAATTCGGGGTTTTGGACATCACTTATTGGTGTCCTAGTTCACACTGTTTACGAGAATGAGTAAATGCTGTAAAGAACCATCTCTGACAGGCCAAGCATAAAGTCCCATTTCACATACATGAGTGCGACAAGGTAGATTTTGAGGACACAAAAGTCGCATTGCCTTCCAGTTGGTGAGCCTGGTCCGGCTCTGGTACTATTACGTAAACTATTTGCCCACATTTTCAATAGGTGAAGTGAAAGCAAAGCTAGAGGGAGACTGAGAAATAGATGATGGCCCTCACATGGGATGGCTATTTGAAAGCAAAAGCAGTAATCATGAGAGGGGATGAAAATGAGAAAAGAAGTAATTATGAGCATCCATGGAAAAAGAACCAACAACTATACACCTGTGCAGAACCATCTCTTCTTTtgcatttcttcttcttccaactttttcttttcctttcctttatgAATTATGAACATGGCAGATAAAGAATGGTCATCTGAAAATGATACATGTCGACCACTTGAAGCAAAAGCAAAGAGGGTGTGGTAGGACTCCCACCACCCTTCACTACAACCACCAAACCAATCCAAGCAACTGGGGTTATTGGCACTCATTACCATACTCGAGGACAAGGCCCTCGATCTATCATGAAAATCTAAAAAGAAAGCCAGGAAACACGCAGCATCCTTTCAAGAACCGTCCTTACTTCGCATTGTTCATTTTCCCACCAGATGAAGTCCGTTTCCCATCGCTGCTGATAGAATTAGGCTGCCTCCCTGTCCGATTAGACCCGTTCGACACTTTCCTGGATGGCGAAGGGAGGTGTGCATGGTTTGGAGTTCTAAATTATAGTAGAGGAAAATAGGAACCATTAGAAGCATTCAGAATGATTTAATTGAAAAAGAATGTGCTTAAAGTAATGCAGTAAACAGAAACAGACAGGCTTATTTTGCTCTGTTGAGGAGTAGGTTCGAACAAAATTTAGAAgtacagaaaattcaaaattcatgtTATATGTCATATATGAATCCCAACATGGTAGTCTATATATCTCACAATACTAGCTTAATTAAGCCAGCttcatagcaaaaaaaaaagggggttgAAATTTGTATTTCTACTTATGTGACATCAACAGTTCGTAGATTGTCGAGAAATATTAAGCAAAGGAGCAGTTCTTTCTCCTTCTCATTAAACAAAAAAGATGCAAAAGACTTGCACACAAAGAAATGACTGAACACATGCAACCAAGGAAGACCCTCCAAGACTATATCATCAGTGACAAGCATGTAAACCAAAGGACTTCATCCTGACCTCAAAGGTGCCAACTATGAGACCAGTAAGCCAAATGAAACAAACCCCCCCTAAAGCATGAGATTCAAGTTCAATGCCAGGGCGGTTGGAAAGGGTTGGAGATTGTTGGTTATGATCACAGATCTTTTATGGAGACAAATAAGCTCTGACTAACAAGACTATATTATCAGTGACAAGCATGTAAACCAAAGAACTTCATACTGACCTCAAAGGGGCCAACTATAAGACAAGTAAGCCAAATGAAAGACAACCCTAAAGCATGAGTTTTAAGTTCAATGCCAGGGCGGTTGGAAAGGGTTGGAGATTGTTGGTTATGATCACAGATCATTTATGGAGACAAATAAGCTCTGACTAACAAGCACCCTAAAGTGGGTGCACTTCTAATGCCTAGCTGTGATGAGAAGGatataacaaaaagaaagagtattccaGACAGTAAACCTGCACTTCCTACAACTGCAGCAAAACTTGCCATCACTGAAAGCTGGTAGTAGCCTAGAATCTCCAATCTGAACATATCCAGCTGTTTGCCTAGCAAATTGCAATGCTCTAGTCTGCTGCAAGAGTTATTGGTTGCAGCTAGACAACACTATACAGAGAGTGATGCATGCTAAAAGGATTATTAGGGAAAAGAATTGGCATCTGCCGCATCTCTGATATGGCATGATACCATGCTGGTTTTGTTTTCAGCAGTTACTGTAGCCTAGGATGGTGTTCCTTCAATATAGCAAAATTAATAACaataaaacattagaaattttcCCCAACTAAACAACAAATTTCTAATATTTAGATCTCAAACAAAAGGCCACCATCATAAAACATCGTGGATATGCATAATTTTGGTCATCTGTTCTCAACCTACAATAAAAGGGAAaagtataatttatttttagaatactaagaaacaaaaaaaaaacatacaaaATTAGAATATGTTATCACTGACTAAATTGACTCGTTGATGTAGCAGTTTTAGCCGTATTGGTTTTGGCAATTCAACCAGAACTCATAAGAGAGGAGTTTTAGGATGCAAACATAACTTCAATAATCCtgtgataaaaaaaattaaaaacaagaaACTTTCTTTCACATCTAGACTCATAACATTTTAAAATATCTATATTTGCACAATCAAAGGTACAGCTTTAGCTAAATTGCTGGTCAATGATTACCTTATATCTGGGCTATTTGTTGGCTTTTGTTGAGGTTTTTTGATCCTTGACCCACCTTCATTAACTGCAGTATTAACATTTTGGAGATTGAATTGCCATAAAGTGTCCGCTTCTGAAGAATCACTTGTTGCAATGTCTAAATCATCTGAATCATCAGTGCCCACAGAATAAAACCGGCTTCTTTGCATATCAAAATCATGACTATCTTTTCTCCTAGTGGCATTCCTGAGGTATTGTTCTGGATAAGCTCCCACATCGGAAATATACCTTTGGTAAAAAAAGTCAGGCAGGGGTGCCCTATCTCCTTCCCAATCCCTTAAGGAATCATCATCTCTGATCACAGCCTCATGCTTGTTCACCATGACCTTGTCAACCCAGTCTCCAGGAACACTTTCTTTATCTTCTCCCATCTGAAAAATTGTTCTGGGATTGCTGTCTGGCCAAGGGGAATCATTTGCCATTAACAACTCTTGGAGATCAAAGCTTGGTTTCTTTTGTTTCAATGAAGGTTTACTCCACATCTACAAATATATCATTATTAGAAAATTCATGCTTCAGGATATGGCAAAGCAAAAATGCAGTCAAGATAAATTACCAGCAATAATCTATTTCATGGTCATAGGAACCAATCAAATCAAACCATCATCTCTGGGAAGCCATAAAGATCTTTGAGCAGAAATTAACCAGTTTCTATTCAAGCACTGATGATATGATAAAAAGTGCCATAACCCAGTTATGGTCCCAGCAATCCGGGATCCTGTGAGAGGTAAACTGGGGACAGTCCTAACGTTTAGCATTTTTCTTGTCAGTCCTAACCTGGCCCCTATAGATGATATAATACATGGAAGAAAATACATAATTGATATCACAGTATTTATATAACATTTTCTACTTGACATATATAAAATCGTCAAATCACTTTCAAGATGCTGAATCCAAAATATAGATccctaaaatatttaaaattgtgAGGACTGATGAAAATGATAGAGATGATACAGGTCATCTATGCCTATGAACTGAAGCAAAAGCCTGActtatatttaataattattaatCTTGAGTGAAAAATCAAAGTCTTAATATTTAAGTGATATATCTAGCATCTAATATGCAAGTTAAACATATTTATTGCATTAGGGAGGACGTGTATGAATATAACTGTTTAATTTGATAGTGATGAAATGAATAGCTAAAGAGAAATTATAATCCAACAACACAGCACATTTAATATAGTGAGAGCATTCACAATCCCTAATTTAGTATTAGCTGTCCTAAGTACGATACCTCTATGTTTCCAACATCCTCCATAGGCTGTCTGCGGTTAGTTTGATTATTTAAATACTCTTCACCATGCCGCCGATTTGAGTTTACAGGTGATGGTGCCTTCATGTTGAGCATGTCAGGATTTGGTATTATATTCTGAAGATGCTCTGATCCTCCTTCTTTCCTTGCTAATGCTGCTTTAAGACAGGCTATCTGAAATAAAGAGAAAAGGGATCTTTATATCTGAAAGGACAAAGAAATATGAAACAGAGGGATGTGTATCATATATATCAATTTAGAGGTAAAAGCTCAGGCAAAAAACCTGCTCCCTGAGCTCTTTAACTTCtccattttctttatttattcgAGCAGCACCAAGTTCAACAGTAGAAACCCGCTCAGCAAATTTGAGCGTGCTAATCGTTTCTCCAACAGCATCCATTTCAGGACTTATATGGACAAACATCAATGTTTTTGCTTGCCCACCTGAATATTTAAACTTATAGAGCTCAGTGAAATAGAGATAGAACTTCTTTTAATTCTCATTAACAAATTAACAACATTGAAGGCATAAAATTTACCAAGAGAGTCTTGAAGCAATTGCGTGAGTTTACTATTTCTGTAAGGAACATGCGAGTTCTTCTGGGCAAGAGCAGATATTACATCCCCTAGAGCTGAGAGCGATTTGTTTATATGTTGCGCCTCTTTTAGCCTTTCTCCCGTGGCCTCAGATTTATCAACTCTTTCACTGCCTGCAAGATCAACTAAATGCATGCATCCCCGAAGGATCGTTCCAGATGTCATATCTCTTCCTTGAACATGAACAGTCAAGCAACTGCAAGCAAGATCATTTGGCATCACATACCCATGTAAATGGAATTATATTAATTTATAGTGAATCAAATGCAACATTAAATCATCATAACACACCTATGAGAACGGCTGCTACGGTCATTCAATGCTGTAGCACCCACAGCACGGTTCTTCTGCCCAATGTTCATTAGTTCAATGACATCAGATGTTGACATAACAGGGACTAAGTTTGCATCAGGCACATTAAGTCCTTTCTGGGAACTATTACGAATTTCTAATGTATTTACTTGTTAAGGAAATTTAGTATTACTGTCAGAAAAAGTTGAAGAATGAGAACATATTAGCAATAAATATGATGCTTAAAAGTACATCTAAATTTGTTCCAAAAATTACTACTACGCATACCTGAGACAGACGTCCAACTACAAagtcaaaacaaaaatctaagATGAACTATTTTACATATTGAAACATTTACTTGTAAAGGAAATCAAACACATTAATGAAATATTTTGGAGCAGAAACAAATAAAAGTGGGAAGGATATCTTTTGTTAAGACCATCACTGACAAGAAGGTCTCTCACTTGCTCATTGTAAATTTCAATCATTTGAACAGAGATTTCATAATAAAATGCGCCCCTTCTTTGTTCTGAGAGTTTAAATAGGTCACTCAGTGCCTTATAATTCACTCCCTGTGTTTGCTCATTCAGATTCCTAGGCCCACTCTGCATAACATATAAAATTAGCTCAACTGAGGTAGTTAGTCCACTAAATGTCAACTTTTTATAAGGGTAACATCTCAAATGCTCGAAGTATTGAAATATCATGAAAAATCATCTAAATGAAAGCTTTTGGTTAGTCATGCAATTCTTTATCTAAGATGAGTTTTTGTCAAATTTCTTACCATAGTATATGTTTTCCCTGATCCAGTTTGGCCATATGCAAATATACAAACATTATAACCATCAAGAACAGATCGAATCAGAGGCTGTGTATCTGAGAATACCTCCTCTGCAGTATGATAAGAAAGAAGTGACTGGCTGCTCAAGATATTTACGTATGAAAAGTAAGAAGCAAGACAGCATCTCATAAACCTTGGGTTGCTGATGGACTGAAAATTTTGTTGAAATTGAAAGATCTACGTCCTTCTTTTCCATTCTTTGAAGGGGTGAGGATTGTGATAGTTCCATCATCGATACAACCAATAGTGCTACTACTTAGTTGTCCAGGTAGGAAGGGTCTAACTCGGCAATAGACCCTGATACTTCCTATTAACGGGAAAAAGTGAGGTTAACACTGTAAAAAGTTATTTCACACAATACAAAAATAACTAAACAGATAGAAAGTTTACCCTTCAGATCTTGCACTTGATTGTATAgctttctgttttcttcaagtACTTTGTGATAACCTGAAGCTGCATGAGCAACGCTGAGAAGATGCTTTCCTGTTATACAAAATGTGACGCAAAAGAACacataaatatttctttccaTGAGTTCATTTAACCTTGACAGGTTCCCTAATGATATGCTTTCCATCTTACCAAGCTTACTGAATTCCTCAGAGTACTTCATTTGCACGAACTCCATACCAGCTCTTGTAATTTGAAGAGTACGTTTCAATTCCTACAGAAGGCATTGAATACGgatataaattgattaatctcaCATTTAAATCAAGCCACCCAGGAACACCATTGAAGCTGTGTTATTACCTGAATATCTCTTTGTTGTTGCTCAAATATCTTATGTTGCTTCAAAATCTTCTCTTTTgatgcctcttcttctttcacaTTCTTACGAACATAGCCCTCTTTCTTTGACCTCATGAAAGTAatttcctccttctccatcttaAAAATGATGATGTATTATAGGGTTGGGTCATTCCCACACTCATTTAAGGACGAAGCTATTGGAGCAAATATATTATAACAGGATGTAATGGTTCCATTCTTTTATTATGACTATTCATGCTTAAAAAGTATTTCATATAAGCTGCATGAGAGAACATTGCTTGAAATCAATCTAATACATACCTTCATC includes:
- the LOC103720023 gene encoding LOW QUALITY PROTEIN: kinesin-like protein KIN-14F (The sequence of the model RefSeq protein was modified relative to this genomic sequence to represent the inferred CDS: deleted 1 base in 1 codon); protein product: MASEGLFSISVASVVEDVLKQHGTRLSDVDLASRKAEEAAARRYEAAGWLRKVVGVVLAKDLPDQPSEEEFRLGLRNGLILCNALNKVHPGAVPKVVVNPGDSVLRPDGAALSAYQYFENVRNFLVAVQEIGLPLFEASDLEQGGKSARIVDCVLALKSYGEWKQMGGHGSWKYGGNSKPSNLGKNFLRKNPESFKNSLLRSQSMNENDVLCVEHNLSGDISIESSEMTSSRPLSMLVHAVLSGKRPEEVPQLLESMLGKVMEEFEHRIASQNELVKTALKGLADNSKSFCKQKVSIDPPSASCEMKMEKEEITFMRSKKEGYVRKNVKEEEASKEKILKQHKIFEQQQRDIQELKRTLQITRAGMEFVQMKYSEEFSKLGKHLLSVAHAASGYHKVLEENRKLYNQVQDLKGSIRVYCRVRPFLPGQLSSSTIGCIDDGTITILTPSKNGKEGRRSFNFNKIFSPSATQEEVFSDTQPLIRSVLDGYNVCIFAYGQTGSGKTYTMSGPRNLNEQTQGVNYKALSDLFKLSEQRRGAFYYEISVQMIEIYNEQVRDLLVSDGLNKRLEIRNSSQKGLNVPDANLVPVMSTSDVIELMNIGQKNRAVGATALNDRSSRSHSCLTVHVQGRDMTSGTILRGCMHLVDLAGSERVDKSEATGERLKEAQHINKSLSALGDVISALAQKNSHVPYRNSKLTQLLQDSLGGQAKTLMFVHISPEMDAVGETISTLKFAERVSTVELGAARINKENGEVKELREQIACLKAALARKEGGSEHLQNIIPNPDMLNMKAPSPVNSNRRHGEEYLNNQTNRRQPMEDVGNIEMWSKPSLKQKKPSFDLQELLMANDSPWPDSNPRTIFQMGEDKESVPGDWVDKVMVNKHEAVIRDDDSLRDWEGDRAPLPDFFYQRYISDVGAYPEQYLRNATRRKDSHDFDMQRSRFYSVGTDDSDDLDIATSDSSEADTLWQFNLQNVNTAVNEGGSRIKKPQQKPTNSPDIRTPNHAHLPSPSRKVSNGSNRTGRQPNSISSDGKRTSSGGKMNNAK